A genomic segment from Candidatus Omnitrophota bacterium encodes:
- a CDS encoding homocitrate synthase, which translates to MVKQKNIIRFIDVTNRDGVQTSRLGLSKLQKTLLNIYLNKMGVFQSEFGFPFTNHEINYINANLKLAQKKVIHPMRLEGWIRAIEADVKTAVDNTRVKHLNMSISTSDIMIEKKFGGKMDRAGVIKSMTKALKLAKKMGIKTVGVNAEDASRSDLDYLVEFGLAAKKNGADRLRYCDTLGYDDPFSIYDRVCELARAVKMPIELHCHNDLGMVVAVSVAGAKAAIDSGVDAYINTTVNGMGERAGNADLVSCILALKYASGFAKNPKYKVDPNINLKMSWKLAKYASYAFGVPIPVNQVGVGANAFAHESGIHADGALKNRRNYELYDFEELGRGEPEVIDTGRKITAGEYSGIKGFRNVYNRLEVKFKNDKEATKILELVRYANVHTQKPLVKDELIFIAKHPDIARQIFTMTP; encoded by the coding sequence ATGGTTAAACAAAAGAACATTATAAGGTTCATCGACGTCACCAACAGGGATGGGGTGCAGACTTCCCGTCTTGGCCTTTCCAAACTGCAGAAGACGCTGCTGAACATATATCTGAACAAAATGGGCGTTTTCCAGTCGGAATTCGGTTTCCCATTCACTAATCATGAGATCAATTATATTAACGCCAATCTTAAGCTTGCCCAAAAAAAGGTGATACATCCGATGAGGCTGGAAGGTTGGATAAGGGCTATCGAAGCTGACGTTAAGACGGCGGTCGATAATACCAGGGTCAAGCATCTGAACATGTCCATCTCAACTTCCGATATCATGATCGAGAAAAAGTTCGGAGGCAAGATGGACCGTGCCGGAGTCATAAAATCAATGACAAAGGCGCTGAAGCTTGCGAAGAAAATGGGAATAAAGACCGTGGGCGTTAACGCCGAAGACGCCTCGCGCAGCGACCTTGACTACCTTGTCGAATTCGGGCTTGCCGCCAAGAAGAACGGTGCGGACAGGCTGAGATACTGTGATACTCTCGGTTATGATGATCCGTTCAGCATATACGACAGGGTTTGCGAACTCGCCCGGGCGGTCAAGATGCCTATAGAGCTGCATTGCCACAATGACCTCGGAATGGTCGTAGCGGTAAGCGTGGCCGGCGCTAAGGCTGCCATAGACAGCGGTGTCGACGCGTATATCAATACCACGGTTAACGGTATGGGTGAAAGGGCGGGTAACGCCGACCTGGTAAGTTGCATACTTGCTCTTAAATATGCCAGCGGTTTCGCTAAAAATCCGAAGTACAAGGTAGACCCCAACATCAATCTGAAGATGTCATGGAAACTCGCTAAGTACGCATCTTACGCTTTCGGCGTTCCGATACCCGTAAACCAGGTGGGCGTTGGTGCTAACGCCTTCGCTCATGAGTCTGGTATACATGCGGACGGCGCCCTCAAGAACAGGCGCAATTACGAGCTTTATGATTTTGAGGAACTCGGACGGGGAGAACCCGAGGTCATAGACACCGGAAGAAAGATAACAGCCGGTGAATACAGCGGCATCAAGGGCTTCCGCAACGTATATAACCGCCTTGAGGTAAAGTTCAAGAACGACAAGGAGGCGACCAAGATACTGGAGCTGGTTCGTTATGCCAATGTGCATACGCAGAAGCCGCTTGTTAAGGACGAACTGATATTCATAGCCAAACACCCGGATATAGCGAGGCAGATATTCACCATGACGCCGTAA